From the Euphorbia lathyris chromosome 6, ddEupLath1.1, whole genome shotgun sequence genome, one window contains:
- the LOC136232165 gene encoding uncharacterized protein, with protein MIPVKTSKVSLFSSSFSQSSKPDLGGYWLSKHGPGLVLASEHIMHDIEEAISKLPVVLETRAKYKTLTHLKMIKRRSLATIDHCNAVEADISMNAVKEACLKELEDEVSLAKSNAQAVSALANDLKEKLANLEKKLEEKTLEAANLSEELKAEQER; from the exons ATGATTCCGGTGAAGACTTCTAAGGTCTCCTTATTCTCCTCTTCCTTTTCTCAG TCTTCAAAGCCCGACCTTGGGGGTTACTGGTTATCCAAGCATGGTCCTGGGTTGGTCTTGGCTTCGGAGCATATAATGCATGACATTGAGGAAGCTATCAGCAAGCTTCCTGTTGTTTTGGAGACGAGGGCCAAGTACAAGACCCTAACCCACCTTAAGATGATCAAGCGGAGATCTTTAGCG ACCATTGATCACTGTAATGCTGTGGAGGCGGACATCTCTATGAACGCGGTGAAAGAAGCCTGCCTCAAGGAGCTGGAAGATGAAGTCTCCCTTGCCAAGTCCAACGCTCAGGCGGTAAGTGCTTTAGCGAATGACTTAAAGGAGAAGCTTGCTAATCTGGAGAAGAAGCTAGAGGAGAAGACCTTAGAAGCTGCCAATTTGTCTGAGGAGTTGAAGGCGGAGCAAGAGAGGTGA